A part of Cannabis sativa cultivar Pink pepper isolate KNU-18-1 chromosome 6, ASM2916894v1, whole genome shotgun sequence genomic DNA contains:
- the LOC133039307 gene encoding uncharacterized protein LOC133039307 gives MRGLAMLILPAARRMFHEMRGIILRQEEELRRLRQPAPAAPVEQVLPPVPVPVVGNQGFMMPHRDSVFERFVKLQPPTFLGGTDIIKAEQWMSTITRILDNMGVTGTERVNCAAFMLQDHARVWWDIVGQTRDVNVMTWDEFKNLFEEKFYNIAVRTSHMEDFVKLTQGKMSVAEYTLEFDRVSKFLWDRQSGNTDHKRKVDASGTSGGNRKFRGNRGGRHGRGSSFRSYPECPKCKKHHQGECRAKTCFQCGMVGHFIRDCPQTKKEEPKKNVTQNPGRLFTMTQADADASPSVVTVDCL, from the exons atgcgggggtTGGCAATGCTAATCCTCCCGGCGGCGCGGCGGATGTTCCATGAAATGCGAGgtatcatacttcgtcaagaggaaGAGTTGCGTCGATTAAGGCAACCGGCACCGGCTGCCCCTGTTGAGCAAGTGTTACCACCAGtgcctgtgccagtggtgggtaaccaggggTTTATGATGCCGCATAGAGATTCCGTGTTtgagcggtttgtgaagctgcaacctcctaCTTTTCTGGGAGGTACTGACATAATTAAAGctgagcaatggatgagtacaATCACCCGTATCCTTGATAATATGGGAGTGACGGGAACAGAGAGAGTGAATTGTGCAGCTTTCATGTtacaagatcatgcccgcgtctggtgggatATTGTGGGACAGACTCGTGATGTCAATGTAATGACTTGGGATGAGTTTAAGAATTTGTTTGAAGAAAAATTTTATAACATCGCTGTGAGGACTTCACACATGGAagactttgtgaaattaactcAGGGGAAGATGTCTGTGGCCGAATACACTCTAGAGTTTGATCGAGTGTCCAAGTTTCTTTG GGACCGACAAAGTGGTAACACCGATCACAAACGAAAGGTTGATGCTTCCGGAACATCAGGGGGTAACAGGAAGtttcggggaaacagaggtggccgcCATGGCCGCGGATCTTCATTCcgatcttatcctgagtgtccaaaaTGCAAGAAACACCATCAGGGTGAATGTCGGGCCAAGACttgtttccagtgtggcatggtgggtcACTTCATCAGAGATTGTCCTCAGACTAAGAAAgaggagcctaagaagaatgttaCTCAGAACCCGGGACGACTTTTTACCATGACTCAGGCTgatgctgatgctagtccgtcagtgGTGACAGTCGATTGTCTATAA